The Bdellovibrio bacteriovorus DNA window TTGAAGCGCAGCGATTATGTCGATGGCTCTGGAGATTTGTTGTGGCAGGATCCCGGAAAAAGTTTTACCGTTCAGCATCTTCTTAAAAATATGCTGGAGCAGAGTGACAGTACTGCGACAGACATGTTGATTGGTCTGATGGGTGTTGGAACTTTAAATAAAACCATCCACGAACTCGCTCGGGACTTTGCTCCGTTAACTACGATCTTACAAGTGCGCTACGATGCTTATGGTGAACTCCATCCCAAAGCCAAAACACTGACCAACATGGATTTTATCGAACTTAAAAAGTTTCCGGTAGCGAAGCGCTATGAAGCGTTCGCGAAACTGATTCAAGTGCCCGTCAGCGAACTCAAAACGGCCAGTATTGAAGAGGCCTTTGAAAAGTATTATGCCCGAGGATTGAACTCGACGACTTTGCGAAGTTTCGGATCTCTTCTAGAGAAGCTGGCACGGGGGCAGGTCTTAAATAAAGCCCACACAGCCCTTGTTTTAAAATATATGCAAGAAATGAAAACAGGCGAAAATAGATTGAAAGCCGGTCTGCCAAAAGATGTGGTTTTTGCGCAAAAAACGGGAACTCAAGTCGCTCGCATGTGCAATGTCGGTATCGCTGCCTCAAAGAAGAAAGCTCAACAAAAGACGGTGATTGTGGCTTGTGCTGAAAAATACCTCGATCAAGCGGGGGCAGAGAAAGTTCTAAAGAAAATGGCCGACGCCCTCACTGAAGAAGGCGCCTTTAAAAATTTCTAAATTAGATAGGTGAAGGAATTAACTCGCGATCACCGTGTTGATGCCAATACGGATAAATCGGTTTCACGGCACTGACTTTGTCAAGTTTAGCAACGTGTTCTGCCGAAAGCTTCCATCCCAGAGCCCCGAAGTTTTGTTTTAATTGTTCTTCGTTGCGTGCGCCAATCACAATGCTCGTGACAGAAGGACGATGCATCACCCAGTTTAAAGCGACTTGCGGTATTGTCTTGCCTGTTTCTTTGGAAATTTCATCGAGCGTATCGACGATGTTGTGCAAAGCTTCAGATTTAGCGGACACCACAAAATCAATTTGTGAAGAACGACTGCCCGCTGGAGGCGCCTGATTACGACGGAATTTTCCGGAAAGGGCTCCACCGGCCAAAGGACTCCACACAAACGTAGAAATTTTTTGATCTAGCGCTAGCGGCATTAACTCCCATTCAAACTCACGACCTGCCAAAGAATAATAAGCTTGGTGGGCCACATATTTGCTCCAACCATAGCGCTCAGAAACACTCAGTGACTTCATCAAATGCCAACCCGAAAAATTGGAAGCTCCGATGTAGCGGATTTTTCCGGCGGTGATCAAATCATCTAAGGCGCGCAGAGTTTCTTCGACAGGAGTATTGGCGTCAAATCCATGCATTGTATAAAGATCGACGTAATCGGTTTTCAGGCGACGCAGACTGGCTTCGCATTCTTTGATAATATTCCAGCGCGTGGAACCTGACTTGTTCGGTCCATCGCCCATACGGAAGGTGGATTTTGTCGATAACAAGATCTGATCCCGTTTGCCTTCAATCGCAGCACCCAAAATTTCTTCCGACATTCCTTGAGAATAAACATTGGCGGTGTCGAAAAGATTTAAACCGTTATCTAAGCAAACACTAATCAGTCGCTGAGCTTCTTTAAGATCCGTGCTGCCCCAAGCCTTAAAGAACTCGCTGCCACCACCAAATGTCGCTGTGCCGAAACTCATCACGGGAACATCAAGACCGCTGCCTAATAACTTTCTGTATTCCATAGTATCTCCTAACGGTACTTAGCCTAGGTCAGTTTGAAGAAGGAAACAATCAGGCAAAAACCGAATTGAGTTTTTCCTAAAGGGAAATAATTTGAATGAATATGAGACGCTCCTGGAAATTCGCGGACATAATTCGCATCCAATGGCGGTAACTTCGGATTTTTATCTGTAAAAACGCTCACTTTTGACCGAAGAGCCTAAGATGGAACCCTTGTGGAGGCCCTTTGAGATGAAATGGAACGTTCTTGGACGAGCTCTAGCAGCTGTGCTTTTCTGCCTGCTGTCCGGATGTGGACAAATGCGCGCCGATTTTTTTGGTCGTATGACGAAAGAGATTCTTCCGTCGACGCCGGCATTGCCACCTGTTCCAAAAGTTACCAAAGTCGATGCCGATACAGCGGGCGCTTCGTCAGTGTCAGCGTTTTCAGTTCCTCGTTTCACCACCGCGCAAGTCGTACCTATTCAAGTGCATTTTTCTGGGCCTGTGAGTGTCACGGGCGTTCCTAGTATTGAGTTAGAAACGGGCAGTGTCAAAAGAACCGCCTTTTATGCCTCTGGTTCGGGAACTGCCATCTTAACTTTTGAATATGCCGTCGTAGCCGGGGATTCGGCTCTGACTTTGGATTATACGAGCTCCACAGCTCTTGCATTGAATGGCGGAACTATCGAACCCGCCGAAGAGGTCCAAGGAACGACGGAGGATTTTGATAATCTAACAAAACTGCCCGATCCAGGAACGGACGAGTCTTTATCTAAGACCACTCCGATCTTGATTCGTACAATTCCCGAAGTTAAAAAACTCAGTGCACCACAAACAGACGTCTATCTGGATGGAACAAGCTTAGAAATCGTTGTGAAGTATGACCAGCCGATCACCGTCACGGGATCTCCGCGAATTCCGGTGAAGGTCGCTGGCAACACGCGACTCGTGAACCTGATTTCACAGATTTCTCCTTCAGAACTTTTGTTCCGCTATGAAGTTGTTGTCGGTGATAATGACACGGATGGAATCGAACTTCCCACCGCGATTGATTTAAATGGTGGATCCATCGTGAATCCTGCAAATGAAACGGCAGTGACCGCTCTTCCCGTCAAAGACACGACCGGTGTTTTGACCTACACCACACCGTTGACGGCTTCATTTCTGTCCAGCACACAACTTGTGAGTGAAGGGGTGGGAAGTATCCATGTTCCAATCAGCTTAAGTACGCCCGCGCCAATCCCATTCAAAGTCAGTATCAGTGTTTTAGGAGAAGCCGATGGCAACGACTATGTACTTACTTCTCGTGAAGTGCAGTTTGCAGCGGGTGATCAGCTGAAGTATTTGACCGTGCAAATCACCGACGACACGCTCCCAGAAAGTGAAGAGCGTTTACGCCTGGTTTTGTCGCGCAACTCTTTAGGAAATGGGGGAGATGTTTCTTTCCACGAAATCCATATTAAAGACAATGACAGCGGCACAGTCCCGACTGTTGTGTCTATGAGTAAGGGATATGCCTTTAGTTGCGCTCTGTTTTCCAATAAAGACTTGAAGTGTTGGGGTGACAATAGCTCAGGCCAGCTAGGAAACGGGACTTATGTTTCCACTTCGGCGGTGAGCACTGTGGCGATGAGTGACGTCGAACAATTTGAAGTGACTCACAGTCTGGCTTGCGCATTGAATTCGAACCAAGAACTTTGGTGTTGGGGAAAAGACAATATGGGTTATCTTTTCCCAGGATCTTCAGGAGGCAAACTTCATCCAAACCCTGTGAAAGTCATTGCATCCGGTGTGGCTTCATTTGCTCTGCATCCCAACGTCATCTGCTACGTCAAAACCAATGCGACGAAAGATCTGATGTGCTGGGGATATGAGTCGACCGGGATCATGGCGCAAGGTGCGGTCACGCAAAATCGCTCTTTTGCCAGTGCTTTGAAAGTGACAGATCAAGTAGATAGAGTGCAGATCATCACCGGAGCTGTTGACAGTATTTGCGTTTTAAAAACGAATAAAGACCTTTATTGCTGGG harbors:
- a CDS encoding Calx-beta domain-containing protein: MKWNVLGRALAAVLFCLLSGCGQMRADFFGRMTKEILPSTPALPPVPKVTKVDADTAGASSVSAFSVPRFTTAQVVPIQVHFSGPVSVTGVPSIELETGSVKRTAFYASGSGTAILTFEYAVVAGDSALTLDYTSSTALALNGGTIEPAEEVQGTTEDFDNLTKLPDPGTDESLSKTTPILIRTIPEVKKLSAPQTDVYLDGTSLEIVVKYDQPITVTGSPRIPVKVAGNTRLVNLISQISPSELLFRYEVVVGDNDTDGIELPTAIDLNGGSIVNPANETAVTALPVKDTTGVLTYTTPLTASFLSSTQLVSEGVGSIHVPISLSTPAPIPFKVSISVLGEADGNDYVLTSREVQFAAGDQLKYLTVQITDDTLPESEERLRLVLSRNSLGNGGDVSFHEIHIKDNDSGTVPTVVSMSKGYAFSCALFSNKDLKCWGDNSSGQLGNGTYVSTSAVSTVAMSDVEQFEVTHSLACALNSNQELWCWGKDNMGYLFPGSSGGKLHPNPVKVIASGVASFALHPNVICYVKTNATKDLMCWGYESTGIMAQGAVTQNRSFASALKVTDQVDRVQIITGAVDSICVLKTNKDLYCWGHNGVQNSPATQIKTFPATPIDTNVTSFFIQGSNICTQKEEGTPSVRTNYCWGSNYNAQITPGTATPSHIFTPVQMPLDYVETKPVGAAICGIKTDGSMWCWGWGVDLPSTNSTGNLAPYKVIPERVASFLDVTYRLNPLHCVLMVDSSVRCWAGSSESLTRVTPVTVIPSGVSKVSLHGNTIYRHMCALLTNGEVQCWGRNNGGQVGDRTVINRLVPTQALARNQSQILTDRERSCAISTFGELRCWGKNSALGSLGMGTMANFTSPKLLIDRNVEKVTMNDDGGCAVLKNGELRCWGNNSDGQAKPGSTSFQSTPVVVKASGVRDVEMEHNSACYISTDDKLYCWGKNLNNQLGNGTTTAQNTLPATPTLENVSSVILGGGFSQPIGCALQKNGDLSCWGGGQSACLGTNSSIPKFMMADVRKYSVGPYGVCVITGDEGKLQCWGTNSAGELGVGHTSNVCWAAGPATIVSEGVTEVSLGSSATCFVLNTGELKCMGDNSSGVLGTGDTLVHPRTVFGLTN
- a CDS encoding serine hydrolase, whose translation is MKFAVFFLTGLLVFPAVAQKNWTASCLTNMSQLDDSFPGDVGIFVKSLSDGEICEFQADKRWYLASTIKIPVAIALLREVEKGQIDLQKKLTLKRSDYVDGSGDLLWQDPGKSFTVQHLLKNMLEQSDSTATDMLIGLMGVGTLNKTIHELARDFAPLTTILQVRYDAYGELHPKAKTLTNMDFIELKKFPVAKRYEAFAKLIQVPVSELKTASIEEAFEKYYARGLNSTTLRSFGSLLEKLARGQVLNKAHTALVLKYMQEMKTGENRLKAGLPKDVVFAQKTGTQVARMCNVGIAASKKKAQQKTVIVACAEKYLDQAGAEKVLKKMADALTEEGAFKNF
- a CDS encoding aldo/keto reductase; the protein is MEYRKLLGSGLDVPVMSFGTATFGGGSEFFKAWGSTDLKEAQRLISVCLDNGLNLFDTANVYSQGMSEEILGAAIEGKRDQILLSTKSTFRMGDGPNKSGSTRWNIIKECEASLRRLKTDYVDLYTMHGFDANTPVEETLRALDDLITAGKIRYIGASNFSGWHLMKSLSVSERYGWSKYVAHQAYYSLAGREFEWELMPLALDQKISTFVWSPLAGGALSGKFRRNQAPPAGSRSSQIDFVVSAKSEALHNIVDTLDEISKETGKTIPQVALNWVMHRPSVTSIVIGARNEEQLKQNFGALGWKLSAEHVAKLDKVSAVKPIYPYWHQHGDRELIPSPI